The following are encoded together in the Bradyrhizobium sp. CCGUVB1N3 genome:
- a CDS encoding DUF4164 domain-containing protein, producing MTESAAVEIEIATRRLMAALDALESAVERRRDADRDENELATRIQALGTDRSRLADELDGALMKARKLERTNREISDRLDSAIVTIRSVLDTGEDG from the coding sequence ATGACGGAGTCCGCCGCCGTCGAGATCGAGATCGCGACACGCAGACTCATGGCCGCGCTCGACGCGCTGGAGAGCGCGGTCGAGCGGCGGCGCGATGCCGATCGCGACGAGAACGAGCTCGCGACGCGCATCCAGGCGCTGGGCACGGATCGCTCGCGACTCGCCGACGAGCTCGACGGTGCGTTGATGAAGGCGCGCAAGCTCGAGCGCACCAATCGCGAAATCTCCGATCGGCTGGATTCTGCGATCGTCACGATACGTTCGGTGCTCGATACCGGAGAGGATGGATGA
- a CDS encoding TIGR00282 family metallophosphoesterase, with translation MRILFVGDVVGRAGRAAIAEHLPNMVRDWSLDFVVVNGENSAGGFGITEAIYQELLDAGADAVTLGNHSWDQREALVFIERAERLVRPANYPRGTPGRGAALVETKNGRRALVVNALGRVFMTPFDDPFAAIERELGACPLREAADAIVVDFHCEATSEKQGIGFFCDGRASLVVGTHTHVPTADHQILPGGTAYMTDAGMTGDYDSIIGMQKEEPLRRFTSGIPSGRFEPAMGTATLSGVAVETDDATGLALKIAPVRAGGRLEPATPRFWLS, from the coding sequence TTGCGCATTCTCTTCGTGGGTGACGTCGTCGGCCGGGCCGGCCGCGCGGCGATCGCCGAGCACCTGCCCAACATGGTTCGCGACTGGTCGCTCGATTTCGTCGTCGTCAACGGCGAAAATTCCGCCGGCGGTTTCGGCATCACGGAAGCGATCTATCAGGAGCTGCTCGACGCCGGCGCCGACGCAGTCACGCTCGGCAACCATTCCTGGGACCAGCGCGAGGCGCTGGTGTTCATCGAGCGCGCCGAGCGCCTGGTGAGGCCGGCGAACTATCCGCGCGGCACGCCGGGCCGCGGCGCGGCGCTGGTCGAGACCAAGAACGGCCGCCGCGCGCTCGTCGTCAACGCGCTGGGCCGTGTCTTCATGACGCCGTTCGACGATCCCTTCGCCGCGATCGAGCGCGAGCTCGGCGCTTGTCCCCTGCGTGAGGCCGCCGATGCGATCGTGGTCGATTTTCATTGCGAGGCGACCAGCGAGAAGCAGGGCATCGGCTTCTTCTGCGACGGCCGCGCCAGCCTCGTCGTCGGCACGCACACGCACGTGCCGACCGCCGATCACCAGATCCTTCCCGGCGGCACCGCCTACATGACCGACGCCGGCATGACCGGCGACTACGATTCGATCATCGGCATGCAAAAGGAAGAGCCGCTGCGCCGTTTCACCTCCGGCATCCCTTCCGGCCGCTTCGAGCCGGCGATGGGCACGGCGACGCTGAGCGGGGTCGCAGTGGAGACGGATGATGCAACTGGCCTCGCGTTGAAGATTGCGCCGGTGCGCGCAGGCGGCCGGCTTGAGCCAGCGACGCCGAGGTTCTGGTTGAGCTGA
- a CDS encoding methyl-accepting chemotaxis protein — MSVVQRAVMDTASNRTLAERLIDQLADRIGGLGVELADIAGNVQEVANRVASQSERFHHLQTTAETMVSANRDIANASQAVQSTTSTAVGEIAQSRDVVETAVGHISELVAAVARIEARLAAVGSALSQVAKVSGSIEAIAKQTNLLALNATIEAARAGSAGRGFAVVASEVKSLAEATRQATQQISDTVRDLDGQIGSLIGESGDASLRAKNAGDGAQQISGIISRVQQGFASVGAEIDSVARAATSNLGHCDTVISELSELAKGVDLSSRDLRNADERVAKLLDTSEGLTDSGVETSDAPLIHAVVDTAKRISAEFEAAIDRGEITLNQLMDETYREIPGTDPKQFLTSYVDFTDRVLPAIQDPIQKSDPRIVFCVAWAKGGYLPTHNPNYRLPQGKDPVWNNANCRNRRLFNDRAVKKVAANTKPFLLQTYRRDMGGGQFVLMKDLSSPIVVKGKRWGSFRMGFRQG, encoded by the coding sequence ATGTCGGTCGTGCAGCGTGCAGTCATGGACACGGCATCCAACCGGACGCTGGCCGAGCGACTCATAGACCAGCTCGCCGATCGCATCGGCGGCCTCGGGGTCGAGCTCGCCGACATCGCCGGCAACGTCCAGGAGGTCGCGAACCGCGTCGCCAGCCAGTCGGAGCGGTTCCACCATCTGCAGACGACGGCCGAGACGATGGTCTCGGCCAATCGCGACATCGCCAATGCGTCGCAGGCGGTGCAATCGACGACATCCACCGCGGTCGGCGAGATCGCGCAGTCGCGCGACGTGGTCGAGACCGCGGTCGGCCACATCTCCGAGCTCGTCGCAGCCGTCGCTCGCATCGAGGCGCGGCTCGCCGCCGTCGGCTCGGCGCTGAGCCAGGTCGCCAAGGTCTCCGGCTCGATCGAGGCGATTGCGAAGCAGACCAACCTGCTCGCGCTCAACGCCACGATCGAGGCGGCGCGCGCCGGCAGCGCCGGCCGCGGCTTCGCCGTGGTGGCGAGCGAGGTGAAGAGCCTTGCGGAAGCGACCCGCCAGGCTACGCAACAGATCTCGGACACCGTGCGCGATCTCGACGGCCAGATCGGCAGCCTGATCGGCGAAAGCGGCGATGCCTCGCTGCGTGCCAAGAACGCCGGCGACGGCGCGCAGCAGATCTCCGGCATCATCAGCCGCGTGCAGCAGGGCTTTGCGTCCGTGGGCGCGGAGATCGACAGCGTCGCGCGCGCCGCGACCTCCAATCTCGGCCATTGCGACACCGTGATCTCGGAGCTCAGCGAGCTTGCCAAGGGCGTCGATCTCTCTTCGCGCGATCTCAGGAATGCCGACGAGCGGGTGGCGAAGCTGCTCGACACCTCCGAGGGCCTGACCGACAGCGGCGTCGAGACGTCGGACGCGCCGCTGATCCACGCCGTCGTCGACACCGCCAAGCGCATCTCGGCCGAGTTCGAGGCGGCGATCGACCGCGGCGAGATCACGCTCAATCAGCTCATGGACGAGACATATCGCGAGATTCCCGGCACCGATCCCAAGCAATTTCTCACCAGCTACGTCGACTTCACCGACCGCGTGCTGCCGGCGATCCAGGACCCGATCCAGAAATCGGACCCGCGCATCGTGTTCTGCGTCGCCTGGGCGAAGGGCGGCTATCTGCCGACCCACAATCCCAACTATCGCCTGCCGCAGGGCAAGGACCCCGTGTGGAACAACGCCAATTGCCGCAACCGCCGCCTGTTCAACGACCGCGCGGTGAAGAAGGTCGCGGCGAACACAAAGCCGTTCCTGCTGCAAACCTACCGCCGCGACATGGGTGGCGGCCAGTTCGTGCTGATGAAGGATTTGTCCTCGCCGATCGTCGTGAAGGGCAAGCGCTGGGGCTCGTTCCGGATGGGATTTCGGCAGGGCTGA
- a CDS encoding 5-formyltetrahydrofolate cyclo-ligase — protein MTNSKAELRAKALAKRDALSEKKRAAAAVKLGKRGLPFEIVPGGIVSGYSPIRSEIDPVPLMQKLAAEGARLALPCVTTRGKSLIFRIWHPSDRLMLGPLGIPEPSPAAAEVIPDIMLTPLAAFDRLGHRIGYGAGHYDFTFAHLRKTKHVVGIGLAFAAQEIEAVPALSHDVALDYVLTETDVFDFRSSEVAHSLRG, from the coding sequence ATGACCAACTCCAAAGCCGAACTCCGTGCCAAGGCACTCGCCAAGCGCGATGCGCTCAGCGAGAAGAAACGCGCCGCTGCCGCCGTAAAGCTCGGCAAGCGCGGCCTGCCGTTCGAGATCGTGCCCGGCGGCATCGTCTCGGGCTATTCGCCGATCCGCAGCGAGATCGATCCGGTGCCCCTGATGCAGAAGCTCGCGGCCGAAGGCGCGCGGCTGGCGCTGCCTTGCGTCACCACGCGCGGCAAGTCGCTGATCTTTCGCATCTGGCATCCGAGCGACCGGCTGATGCTCGGCCCGCTCGGCATTCCCGAGCCGTCGCCGGCGGCGGCCGAGGTCATCCCCGACATCATGCTGACGCCGCTTGCCGCGTTCGACCGTCTCGGTCACCGCATCGGCTATGGCGCGGGACATTACGACTTCACCTTCGCGCATTTGCGCAAGACCAAGCATGTCGTCGGCATCGGGCTCGCATTTGCGGCGCAGGAGATCGAGGCCGTTCCCGCACTATCGCACGACGTCGCGCTGGATTATGTGCTAACGGAAACGGACGTGTTTGATTTCCGGAGTTCTGAAGTTGCGCATTCTCTTCGTGGGTGA
- a CDS encoding methyl-accepting chemotaxis protein — protein MALGLLRKRLPEQATPAALPQAAQAVAEPVAAPEGDSAKEILELLELELGAMIRQLERAAESVAGGAEATANTLATIRERTDALTGRSSAAQSTATTFANAAEKFTQSAQGIGAQVREAGKLADAASAAAQEARANVDRLRESSAAIGNVVNLIAQIARQTTLLALNSTIEAARAGAAGKGFAVVATEVKALAVQTQGATEEITKKIEALQKDAAGSAEAVHRISQAIEAIRPVFDTVNGAVAEQTATTSEVSGNAATASQFIVSVGDSAAEIDAATKAAEAHGESVSSAGKAVTTFAQKLKSRCAVLLRQSDSDDRRKTERLPCHLKLEIKGATMPVYEIAMDGVLIGGADAAKLASHEAIDGLLQDVGACRLRVTEQSKAGARAQFVSPNAELRGKIEDKLWSIHEANTEFVTRAMEAGAALTKIFEQAVARGEVRLDDLFDTDYAEIAGTSPQQYRTKYLDWADRALPSFQEAFLAKDPRMAFCAMVDRNGFLPVHNKIYSHPQRPGDVAWNTANSRNRRIFNDPAGLAAARNLRSYLVQSYARDMGNGSTVMMREIDVPIRLQGRHWGGFRTAYKL, from the coding sequence ATGGCCCTCGGACTACTTCGGAAGCGTCTGCCGGAACAGGCCACGCCCGCAGCTCTCCCGCAGGCGGCCCAAGCCGTCGCCGAGCCCGTTGCCGCACCGGAGGGCGATTCGGCCAAGGAAATTCTCGAGCTTCTGGAACTCGAGCTCGGCGCGATGATCCGCCAGCTCGAGCGCGCCGCCGAATCCGTCGCCGGCGGCGCGGAGGCAACCGCCAACACGCTCGCGACCATCCGCGAGCGCACCGACGCGCTCACGGGACGCAGCAGCGCCGCGCAATCGACCGCCACCACCTTTGCCAACGCGGCAGAGAAATTCACCCAGTCGGCGCAGGGCATCGGCGCCCAGGTCCGCGAGGCCGGCAAGCTCGCCGATGCTGCCAGCGCCGCCGCACAGGAGGCCCGCGCCAATGTCGACCGCCTGCGCGAATCCTCCGCCGCGATCGGCAACGTCGTCAACCTGATCGCTCAGATCGCGCGCCAGACCACGCTGCTCGCGCTGAACTCGACCATCGAGGCAGCACGCGCGGGCGCGGCCGGAAAAGGCTTTGCCGTCGTTGCGACCGAGGTGAAGGCACTTGCGGTGCAGACCCAAGGCGCGACCGAGGAAATCACCAAGAAGATCGAGGCGCTGCAAAAGGACGCGGCAGGTTCGGCGGAAGCCGTGCACCGCATCTCACAGGCGATCGAGGCGATCCGCCCGGTGTTCGACACCGTCAACGGCGCGGTCGCCGAACAGACCGCGACCACCAGCGAGGTCTCCGGCAACGCGGCAACCGCATCCCAATTCATCGTATCCGTCGGCGACAGCGCCGCCGAGATCGATGCCGCCACCAAGGCGGCGGAAGCTCATGGCGAAAGCGTCTCCAGCGCCGGCAAAGCGGTCACGACGTTCGCGCAGAAGCTGAAATCGCGCTGCGCGGTGCTGCTCAGGCAGAGTGATAGCGACGATCGTCGCAAGACCGAGCGGCTGCCCTGCCATCTCAAGCTCGAGATCAAGGGCGCGACAATGCCGGTCTACGAGATTGCGATGGACGGCGTCTTGATCGGCGGCGCGGACGCAGCAAAGCTCGCATCGCACGAAGCCATCGACGGCCTGCTCCAGGATGTCGGCGCCTGCCGCCTGCGCGTCACCGAGCAGTCCAAGGCCGGTGCGCGGGCGCAGTTCGTATCCCCCAATGCCGAGCTGCGCGGGAAAATTGAAGACAAGCTCTGGTCGATCCACGAGGCGAATACGGAATTTGTGACCCGCGCCATGGAAGCGGGCGCCGCGCTGACGAAGATCTTCGAGCAGGCGGTCGCGCGCGGCGAGGTCAGGCTCGACGATCTCTTCGACACCGACTACGCGGAAATCGCCGGCACCAGTCCGCAGCAGTACCGCACCAAATATCTCGACTGGGCCGACCGCGCCCTCCCCTCGTTCCAGGAAGCCTTTCTGGCCAAGGACCCGCGCATGGCGTTCTGCGCCATGGTCGACCGCAACGGCTTCCTGCCCGTGCACAACAAGATCTATTCGCACCCGCAGCGTCCAGGCGATGTCGCCTGGAACACAGCGAATAGTCGCAACCGGCGCATCTTCAACGACCCGGCGGGCCTCGCCGCCGCGCGCAATCTGCGCTCCTATCTGGTGCAGAGCTACGCGCGCGACATGGGCAACGGCAGCACCGTGATGATGCGCGAGATCGACGTGCCGATCCGCCTGCAGGGCCGGCACTGGGGCGGGTTCCGGACGGCCTACAAGCTTTGA
- a CDS encoding cell division protein ZapA, producing MSHINVTINGRQYRMACEEGQEVRLLKLAESLESRIQNLRGKFGEIGDARLTVMAALTVCDELVDAGNRARTLEAEVNELRDFRNAAAERARMTQTAVVNALNAAAERIEKSTQVLNRTVGNGIAIG from the coding sequence ATGAGCCACATCAACGTCACCATCAACGGCCGGCAATATCGCATGGCGTGCGAGGAGGGGCAGGAGGTGCGGCTGTTGAAGCTCGCCGAAAGCCTGGAATCGCGGATCCAGAATCTGCGTGGAAAATTCGGCGAGATCGGCGATGCGCGGCTCACCGTGATGGCGGCGCTGACCGTGTGCGACGAGCTGGTCGATGCGGGAAATCGCGCCCGCACGCTGGAAGCCGAGGTGAACGAGCTGAGGGATTTCCGCAATGCCGCCGCCGAGCGGGCCAGGATGACGCAGACCGCCGTGGTCAATGCGCTCAACGCCGCCGCCGAGCGCATCGAGAAGTCGACCCAGGTCCTGAACCGGACCGTCGGCAACGGGATTGCGATCGGTTGA